Genomic window (Trichocoleus sp.):
CGAGGCGAAGAGTTTATTCGCAATCTATGACATATACAACATCGAATTCGTCCAGTGAATTAGTAACAGCATTTCAAAGCCTTGACGTTGATCAGCAGCTTGCACTGTTTTATTTCATCTACAAGGAAATGGGCGGCGCAATCACACCTGCCGCACCCGGAGCCAGCACGGTTTCTCCAGAAATTGCCCAAAGCCTGTTTGAGCAGGTAAAGAATCTGTCTCATGAGGAGCAACTGCAACTGCAGCGGGATTTGATCACTGGAAAGAATTCTTTGATTGCCCGTGAATATGGCGCATTCAGTGACACAACCAAGCTGCTATTCTGGTATCTTCTGTCGCAAGGAATGGACAACGGCACAATTATCCCAATGCCTGCGAACTATCAGCTTTCTGAGCAAGCAAACCAACTCTTCGAGCAAATTAAAGCCCTCGATTTTGGACAGCAAATTACCCTGTTCCGCAATATCGTTTCACCCATGGGTGTCGATCCAAGCGATGTAGAACACGACGAAGCAACGGGACTATAAGCCCACCTTCTCAATAGAACCCCAAGTTCAGAGTCCCCCAATAATGGGGGATTTAAGCATCTTTAGGGTAAGTTTCATCAAGGCATCTGACCGATCGCAGCACTGCAAAACCATTCCTTACCAATCTGTTTGTTGACTTGCAGGATTCACCTCGCAGCTAAGCAGGGCAACCCATATATCGAAGTTTCACTTAAGAATTTAAATTTGTTAAAGAAGTTAATTAGCCAAAGCGGCTTCACAGTAATTTCATCGGATCATCGTTAGACCAGAAGCATCAGCTAAATGGGCAAAACTGGATGTGCAGAATTTAAGGCTCTACATTTTTGATTGGCTTGGAGCTTTGCGGCGAGACAGCATCGTTATACCAGTTACCAATAGCCCAATAAGACCTAATCCATTCAAGATTGGATAGATCGCTTCCAGGTGAAAAATCTCACCTGTGTGAACTTGGAGCAAAAAGCTTGAGGATATGCCTAAAGGAAATGACCATTCGCGGGTCAATGTCGCCAGCATTCCTGTTAGAACTGTTAGCCCGATCGGCAGACAAACAATCAGCGCAAGAACACGATGATACTTGCGGAAATTACGTTGCATAATCTTCCCCGTCAAAGTGAAGCAAATTGGAAGCAGATGAGATATTCAAAATAATTCCCTCTGAAGGTAGAGGGATCACTTAACTCAGCCTAAAGTTTTGCGGCGCTTGTCACTTTGGATTGCAGCTCAGTTAGGGTTGAGAGTAGCTGAGCCTGATTTGGTTGAGACTGCTTCAGCCCATCATTCACTTTGTCCATCGTTTCTTCGATCGCATCGTAAGTATCTGAAGACTTTGCTTTCACGCCATCCTCAACCTGCGACCAGTAATCTTCAAAACGGTTGAACTCGTCTTTTGCCTTAGCATAATTGCCTGCTGCCACATCCGTTTTGGCTTGAGTCACAACATTTGTCAGTCCATCAAACCCTTTCATGTCCGTGGACTCAGTTGTGGTTGTGGTGGTCGTTGATGTAGTTGTAGATTCCGAGGCAGGTGCATTAGAAACAGAAGGGGTCGAAGTTTCAGGTTGACCACAACCAAAGAGAACAAGAGCAGTGAGCGCACCAACAGCCAGAATCCGGTGATCGAAACGAACCATGAAATATCTCCAAAAAACTTGTGTAAAGCACAAATCAACAGATGAATATATGAATATCCTAAACAGGGAGAATGCTAATCGACTGAACGACTGCAAGATAACTCAATTAGTTCCCCAACTCTTGAGAAAAAACGGGAAGTTCTCAAGTCCCTTTGTTTTATCCTGATAGTTCTAACATTAATGAAGAGAAATAAGGAAGCGAGGTAGCAATCGCTGAGGCGGTTAAGAAGAAGGCGAAACGTGAAACATTAGTCTGCTGGTTTTCATTCGATCGAGATTCAACAGAGGTGCGGAGACAGAGAGCAGGATTTTAATTCAGTCTAGTCTTTTTTAAACCTAATCGAGCAGAGTCAGCAACCGCCGAAAGACAGCAATTTGTACGCCGATCGTTTTATAGCCAACTCGATCAAACAAGACAACTACTTTGTCACCTTCATAGCGCATCACTGTTCCAATACCCCAAGATTTGTGCACCACTTGACGATTAATTGGAAAGGGATGGCGATCGGGATCTTCCACTGTCAGACCCGCTTTGCAGTTGTCGCAGCTGTCACAAGGTTTCTGATATTCTTCACCAAAATAGTTGAGTAAGTATTCACGGCGACAGTCTCTCACTTCGGCATAGCTTCGCATCATTTCCAGACGCGATCGTTCCAATTGGTGTTGTCGTTCTTGTGCTTCGACTGCGGCAGCAGCAGCAATTTCTAAATCTTCGGTTTCATTCCCAATTGTGACTTCTCCGGTTGGCAATGCTTCGACTGCACCCACTTCAGCCAATCGACTCAATGCTGTTTTCAGTTTTGTTTGAGATAAGTCAATTTGCTCTTGCAATTCTTTAGGAGCAACGGGTTCCTCTTGCTGTTGCAGCCTTTCTACAACCTGAACAACCTGTTCTGTGTCAAGCTGTCCACCGCTTGCAAAAAATCGCCTCAGCCGCAAATCGTTTGGGTTATAAAACAAAATTGCTTTCGCCGGTTGACCATCACGCGCCGCACGTCCAATTTCTTGATAGTAGGAATCGAGCGAGTCGCTAATATCTGCATGAAAAACAAACCGCACATTTGGCTTGTCCATTCCCATCCCAAAAGCAGTGGTTGCAACCAAAACTTCAATTTCATCTTGCAGAAATGTCACCTCGGTCTGCTGACGATCCGCTGATTTCATTCCAGCATGATAAAAAGCTGCGGTCATTCCTGCTTCCTGTAGCTGTTGGGCAATTTCCTCAGTGCGTTTTCGCGTTGCAGCATAAATAATTCCTGGCTTTTCAGCAACACGGGCACATTCGATGAGGGCAGCTTGCTTTTCGGTTTCATCATCAAACCGTCTCACTTCTAAAAAAATGTTGGGGCGATCGAACCCTCTGACGATCACTGCTGGATTCTGCATTCCCAATCGCCGCACAATTTCTTCCCGCACCGGAGGCGCTGCTGTTGCTGTCAATGCCAAAATACGCGGATGACCTAATGCCTCAATCACAGTGCCAAGCCGCAAGTAGTCTGGACGAAAATCATGCCCCCAAGAACTGAGGCAATGGGCTTCGTCAATTACAAAAAGAGAAGGCTTTGCTGCCTGCAACTGCTCTAGCGTTTCTGGATTGTTGAATTGTTCTGGAGCCAAAAACAAGAACTCCAGGTCACCTTGTTTCAAGCTTTCAAACGCTTCTTGACGCTCGGTCTGCGTCACGGCTGAATTAACAACGGTCGCTTCTCCAATATCTTGATCGGCGATCGACTGTACTTGATCACGCTGAAGCGCGATGAGCGGCGATACCACAACCGTCACCCCCGGCATCAGAAACCCTGCAAGCTGATAGATTGCCGACTTACCAGCACCCGTTGGCATCACCGCTAAGGTATCGTGCCCGTCCAGCACTGCCCGTACTGCCATTTCCTGCCCCGGACGCAGGTTGTCATATCCAAACCGCTCTTGAGCAACCGCCTGTAATTCCTGCCTTTTTGCCTTTGCTCTCTTCATTCTTGCCTGCAACTTGGCTCTACCGCTGCCACCTGCTTTATCGGCAAGATAACGAAGCGAGAGGCTTGCACAATCCTGAATTGGGAAGATTGCAACTCAAATTGCAACTCAAGAAGCAGGCGGAACTTTTGAGCGTTGTAATCCCCAAACGAATGCAACGCCGATCGCTCCACTGAGCAAGCTCAGGCTAATTTGTCCCCAACCCAGGCTGCCGCAAGCCAAACTTGCAACTCCGAGCCCGATCGCCAAGCCTCTGGCAACTCCTAGTATCTGAGCGATCGTT
Coding sequences:
- a CDS encoding peptidase, which codes for MQRNFRKYHRVLALIVCLPIGLTVLTGMLATLTREWSFPLGISSSFLLQVHTGEIFHLEAIYPILNGLGLIGLLVTGITMLSRRKAPSQSKM
- a CDS encoding orange carotenoid protein N-terminal domain-containing protein, whose translation is MTYTTSNSSSELVTAFQSLDVDQQLALFYFIYKEMGGAITPAAPGASTVSPEIAQSLFEQVKNLSHEEQLQLQRDLITGKNSLIAREYGAFSDTTKLLFWYLLSQGMDNGTIIPMPANYQLSEQANQLFEQIKALDFGQQITLFRNIVSPMGVDPSDVEHDEATGL
- a CDS encoding ATP-dependent DNA helicase RecQ, which gives rise to MKRAKAKRQELQAVAQERFGYDNLRPGQEMAVRAVLDGHDTLAVMPTGAGKSAIYQLAGFLMPGVTVVVSPLIALQRDQVQSIADQDIGEATVVNSAVTQTERQEAFESLKQGDLEFLFLAPEQFNNPETLEQLQAAKPSLFVIDEAHCLSSWGHDFRPDYLRLGTVIEALGHPRILALTATAAPPVREEIVRRLGMQNPAVIVRGFDRPNIFLEVRRFDDETEKQAALIECARVAEKPGIIYAATRKRTEEIAQQLQEAGMTAAFYHAGMKSADRQQTEVTFLQDEIEVLVATTAFGMGMDKPNVRFVFHADISDSLDSYYQEIGRAARDGQPAKAILFYNPNDLRLRRFFASGGQLDTEQVVQVVERLQQQEEPVAPKELQEQIDLSQTKLKTALSRLAEVGAVEALPTGEVTIGNETEDLEIAAAAAVEAQERQHQLERSRLEMMRSYAEVRDCRREYLLNYFGEEYQKPCDSCDNCKAGLTVEDPDRHPFPINRQVVHKSWGIGTVMRYEGDKVVVLFDRVGYKTIGVQIAVFRRLLTLLD